TTTCATTACTCTTTTTATTTCCAATAATGCTTCACTGGCTTTGGGTATTAAATGAAATACATTAGAAGCGATGACTATATCAAATACCTCTTCAATACTATCTATTTCTTTGGCAGAGCCAAGTTTGAATTTAATATTTTGAATATTATTTCGTTTCTGTTTTTTAAGCGCAATATCAATCATGGCTGGAGCATAATCGGTGGCTATTATCCTTTTTACTTCTGTGGCAATAGCAAAAGAAATGATTCCGGTTCCAGTTCCAATTTCCAATACTTCATCATTATTTTTTAATTCCTTTTTAATGAGGGCTATGGATTTGTTATAAGTATTCTGTGCATATTTAGCAATGAACTGGTCATACTTTTTGGCAAAGGAATTCCAATATCTATTCTGAAATGCTTGCATAATTAAATTGGTCTATATTATTAGTTATAGCTAACTATTTATTGTATTTATATAATCGAAAGAATGGCTTTGTTTAAAAGAACTATCAAGATTTCTTTTTCAGATTCGGTTAGACCATCGGTTAGTTGCTTGGCAAACTGCATATGTAAATCAGTATGTAGATGTGCTGCTTTGTCGCCCTTTTCAGAAAGATGTACATGTGCTGAACGTCTATCATTATCTGATTTTACTTTTTTTATAAAACCATTCTCTTCAAGTCTGTCGAGCATTGCAGAAGTAGAAGCCTTTGAAATTTCAAGTTTTATTGCTAGTTCTGATAAGGTAGGGTTTTCAATTTCATGAATCAGTTCTATGCAGTGGAGTTGCTTAATGGTTAGGTTCTTTAAGTCAGACTCCTGTTTGATTTTTTCTTCCAGCTGTTCGCTTTTATTGAGTATGATATTTACTAATCCTTCTATGCTGTACATCATGTTTTTTATGCAAAAATACGAATATAGTTAGACAGCACTAACAATAAAATCAAATATTTTTCTTTGACTATAATCAAAACTCATTTTACAAGGCAACTCGTCCTACAAAATTGAATTTTTTATTTAGAGGCATGA
The DNA window shown above is from Lentimicrobium sp. L6 and carries:
- a CDS encoding class I SAM-dependent methyltransferase — translated: MQAFQNRYWNSFAKKYDQFIAKYAQNTYNKSIALIKKELKNNDEVLEIGTGTGIISFAIATEVKRIIATDYAPAMIDIALKKQKRNNIQNIKFKLGSAKEIDSIEEVFDIVIASNVFHLIPKASEALLEIKRVMKSEGRVILPTYCHGQNIKSRMVSTFMSLSGFKAANKWSIASYRDFIKNEGFIIIKEIIIEDKIPLSFIIAKKEAKNG
- a CDS encoding MarR family winged helix-turn-helix transcriptional regulator, with amino-acid sequence MMYSIEGLVNIILNKSEQLEEKIKQESDLKNLTIKQLHCIELIHEIENPTLSELAIKLEISKASTSAMLDRLEENGFIKKVKSDNDRRSAHVHLSEKGDKAAHLHTDLHMQFAKQLTDGLTESEKEILIVLLNKAILSII